One Campylobacter lari DNA segment encodes these proteins:
- a CDS encoding heavy metal translocating P-type ATPase — translation MHEVKLKIGNMTCVNCSNAIEKVCAKIDGVEDVSVSYVNSSGVFLLKDLSLEAKIKAKIKALGFEILQEEQNLYEFKLKELKNMKIKLIMSIILSSIVMYFEMFVQGNVSALIQMFLSMIAIFYCGKGFFIHALKGLRHKNLDMNTLISLGAFTSFIYSFFVYFEVFSKDGYLYFSGGAMIISFVLLGKYLEEKAKFKSLEYQNKLKNIDIKKANIILEDGSIKSIPSAFVKENDVILVKEGESVVADGVIIAGEAEVDVSFLTGEFLPLFKKQDDEILAGTVLINGSLKIKASKKAIESSLEQIKDLVFKAGNVKTPLANLANKISAYFVACIIVLSLFVFAFWYFKEGINAAFLHACATLLISCPCALGLATPIAIVSALANGARNFILVKNPAVLENLASIKLAIFDKTGTLSQNDLSVYKHNLSQEDFQKLTQIENLSSHPIAKAFTKELNVNLNLQGKLSVLVGSGLLYEENDDVYLIGNEKLMLENGVDIQKSKQFLQEFEDQAPICLYFAKNKICLGGVCLKNELKNEAKDLIANLKQKDIKSIILSGDNEKSVAKIANELNIDEYYSDLKPEQKLDFIKQKIKKEKVLFIGDGINDAPALNLASASISFTKASELAKKSGDLILIKDDLSLIAYCFELSQKTKNIIKLNLFWAFIYNALCIPIAAGFVPFITLSPHLAALAMCFSSVTVVLNSLRLR, via the coding sequence ATGCATGAAGTAAAATTAAAAATAGGCAATATGACTTGTGTTAATTGCTCTAATGCTATAGAAAAAGTTTGTGCAAAAATTGATGGAGTAGAAGATGTAAGTGTTTCTTATGTCAATTCTAGTGGAGTGTTTTTGCTTAAAGATTTATCTTTGGAAGCAAAAATCAAAGCAAAAATCAAAGCTTTGGGTTTTGAGATATTGCAAGAAGAGCAAAATTTATACGAGTTTAAACTCAAAGAGCTTAAAAATATGAAAATAAAGCTTATCATGAGTATAATTTTGAGCTCTATTGTGATGTATTTTGAAATGTTTGTTCAAGGAAATGTTTCTGCTTTAATTCAAATGTTTTTATCTATGATAGCGATTTTTTATTGTGGAAAAGGTTTTTTCATCCACGCTCTTAAAGGATTAAGACATAAAAATTTAGATATGAATACCTTGATATCTCTAGGTGCTTTTACTTCTTTTATATATTCTTTTTTTGTGTATTTTGAGGTATTTAGTAAAGATGGTTATTTGTATTTTAGTGGCGGAGCGATGATTATAAGCTTTGTTTTATTAGGTAAATACTTAGAAGAAAAGGCTAAATTTAAATCCTTAGAATATCAAAATAAATTAAAAAACATAGATATTAAAAAAGCTAATATAATCTTAGAAGATGGAAGTATAAAAAGCATACCTAGTGCTTTTGTAAAAGAAAATGATGTGATTTTAGTAAAAGAGGGTGAAAGCGTTGTCGCTGATGGGGTAATTATAGCAGGCGAGGCTGAGGTTGATGTGAGTTTTTTAACAGGAGAGTTTTTGCCACTTTTTAAAAAGCAAGATGATGAGATTTTAGCAGGAACTGTGCTGATAAATGGAAGCTTAAAGATTAAAGCTAGTAAAAAGGCTATTGAAAGTTCATTAGAACAAATCAAAGATCTTGTTTTTAAAGCAGGTAATGTCAAAACACCTTTAGCAAACTTAGCTAATAAAATTTCAGCTTATTTTGTAGCTTGTATTATTGTTTTATCGCTTTTTGTATTTGCTTTTTGGTATTTTAAAGAAGGAATCAACGCTGCATTTTTACATGCTTGTGCTACGCTTTTAATCTCTTGTCCTTGTGCTTTGGGCTTAGCAACTCCTATAGCCATAGTTAGTGCTTTAGCAAATGGAGCAAGAAATTTTATCTTAGTGAAAAATCCAGCAGTATTAGAGAATTTAGCTAGTATAAAACTTGCTATTTTTGATAAAACAGGCACTTTAAGTCAAAATGATTTAAGTGTTTATAAGCATAATCTCTCTCAAGAAGACTTTCAAAAACTTACCCAAATTGAAAATTTAAGCTCACACCCAATCGCAAAGGCATTTACTAAAGAATTAAATGTAAATTTAAATTTGCAGGGAAAATTAAGTGTTTTGGTGGGGAGTGGTTTGCTTTATGAGGAAAATGATGATGTGTATTTAATAGGCAATGAAAAACTAATGCTTGAAAATGGCGTTGATATACAAAAAAGCAAGCAATTTTTGCAAGAATTTGAAGATCAAGCACCCATATGTTTGTATTTTGCAAAAAATAAAATTTGTCTTGGCGGGGTTTGCTTGAAAAATGAACTTAAAAATGAAGCTAAGGATTTGATAGCAAATTTAAAACAAAAAGATATAAAAAGCATTATTTTAAGTGGTGATAATGAAAAAAGTGTTGCTAAAATAGCAAATGAGCTTAATATTGATGAATATTATTCTGACTTAAAACCCGAGCAAAAGCTTGATTTTATAAAACAAAAAATTAAAAAAGAAAAAGTGCTTTTTATAGGAGATGGTATTAATGATGCTCCTGCTTTAAATTTAGCTAGCGCAAGCATAAGTTTTACCAAAGCAAGCGAGCTTGCTAAAAAAAGCGGAGATTTGATTTTAATAAAAGATGATTTATCTTTAATAGCTTATTGTTTTGAGCTTTCTCAAAAAACTAAAAACATCATCAAGCTTAATCTTTTTTGGGCTTTTATTTACAATGCTTTGTGTATTCCTATTGCGGCAGGTTTTGTGCCATTTATAACACTTAGTCCACATTTGGCAGCTTTGGCAATGTGTTTTAGTTCGGTAACAGTTGTATTGAATTCTTTAAGATTGCGTTAG
- a CDS encoding GNAT family N-acetyltransferase: MIRKARKGDAKKCIQLLALAMDHFIYKLSGYDEYQKAIEVLENFFIQENNRLSYENVCVYEENEEILGAICFYDGALADELDKPLNEHLEFLGINEKVLKECEDEFYLDSICVDEKARGKGIAKKLIEYAFNEALDNGKKLSLIVEDENINAKMLYEKMGFKFIKNKIFHSHKYEYREKGE; the protein is encoded by the coding sequence GTGATTAGAAAAGCTAGGAAAGGTGACGCTAAAAAATGCATACAATTGCTTGCCTTGGCAATGGATCATTTTATTTATAAACTTAGTGGTTATGATGAGTATCAAAAAGCCATAGAGGTTTTGGAGAATTTTTTTATCCAAGAGAACAATCGTTTGAGTTATGAAAATGTGTGTGTATATGAGGAAAATGAGGAAATTTTAGGCGCAATTTGTTTTTATGATGGAGCTTTGGCAGATGAGCTAGATAAGCCTTTAAATGAACATTTAGAATTTTTAGGAATTAATGAAAAGGTTTTAAAAGAATGCGAAGATGAATTTTATTTAGACAGTATTTGTGTGGATGAAAAAGCAAGAGGAAAAGGTATTGCTAAGAAATTGATTGAATATGCTTTCAATGAAGCTTTGGATAATGGCAAAAAGCTTTCATTAATCGTAGAAGATGAAAATATAAATGCAAAAATGCTTTATGAAAAAATGGGCTTTAAATTTATAAAAAATAAAATTTTTCATTCTCATAAATATGAATACAGAGAAAAAGGAGAGTAA
- a CDS encoding DUF2920 family protein gives MLDEEHLQIQAQFPKTIYRSYHSIQDLRFAPPEDKIQLYKTLKKLGFDADLTIIEKESQVDGKFIKNLEHGMGMSLKMLINKELPIILEKISKQKKKTVVKKITYPSENLLYTFSKSENDFPQFF, from the coding sequence ATTTTAGACGAAGAGCATTTACAAATTCAAGCACAATTTCCAAAAACCATTTATAGATCTTATCATAGTATACAAGATTTGAGATTTGCTCCGCCTGAAGATAAAATTCAACTTTACAAAACACTAAAAAAACTTGGCTTTGACGCTGACTTAACAATAATCGAAAAAGAAAGTCAAGTTGATGGAAAATTTATAAAAAATCTTGAACATGGTATGGGTATGTCCTTAAAAATGCTAATCAATAAAGAACTGCCAATAATATTAGAAAAAATCTCCAAGCAAAAGAAAAAAACAGTAGTTAAAAAAATTACCTATCCAAGTGAAAATTTACTTTATACTTTTTCAAAAAGTGAAAATGATTTTCCGCAGTTTTTTTAG
- a CDS encoding DUF2165 family protein: MNCNCGFSMTSIVRYSKMIILLTVVSLAAIVVFGNITDYNSNFQFVKHVMSMDTKPDYLGNAIVYRAITNPTIHHVAYIFIICFEAFIMLTALKGALDMFNARNSDAKTFHEAKKFGIIALTCCCLLWFFGFQVVAAEWFGMWMSKTWNGLPDATRLVNYMLLALIYIGIKNDD, translated from the coding sequence ATGAATTGCAATTGCGGTTTTTCTATGACGAGCATAGTAAGATATTCTAAAATGATTATCTTACTTACAGTTGTCTCTTTAGCGGCTATTGTTGTTTTTGGCAATATAACTGATTATAATTCAAATTTTCAGTTTGTAAAGCATGTTATGAGTATGGATACTAAACCTGATTATTTAGGTAATGCTATTGTTTATAGAGCTATTACAAATCCCACTATTCATCATGTTGCTTATATTTTTATTATCTGTTTTGAAGCTTTTATTATGCTAACTGCTTTAAAAGGTGCTTTGGATATGTTTAATGCAAGAAATTCAGATGCAAAAACTTTTCATGAAGCTAAAAAATTTGGAATTATTGCTTTAACTTGTTGTTGTTTGCTTTGGTTTTTTGGTTTTCAAGTGGTAGCTGCGGAGTGGTTTGGTATGTGGATGAGTAAAACTTGGAATGGCTTGCCTGATGCTACTAGATTAGTAAATTATATGCTTTTAGCTTTAATTTATATTGGTATCAAAAACGATGATTGA
- a CDS encoding peptidylprolyl isomerase: MLKKIDTKDAKKYNFAIISTEKGDMKLELFPDEAPQTVCNFANLANDGFYNELVFHRVIPNFVIQGGCPYGIGSGGPGYEIECECDDQKHKHLRGSLSMAHAGRDTGGSQFFICHSPQPHLDGVHTIFGQINPEDKESLEVLDSIRAGDKIKTIQILEKL; this comes from the coding sequence ATGCTTAAAAAAATCGACACAAAAGATGCAAAAAAATACAATTTTGCTATTATTAGCACCGAAAAAGGTGATATGAAACTAGAATTATTTCCTGATGAAGCACCACAAACTGTATGCAACTTCGCCAACCTAGCTAATGATGGTTTTTACAACGAACTTGTTTTTCACCGTGTGATTCCAAATTTTGTAATACAAGGTGGTTGCCCTTATGGTATAGGTTCAGGTGGTCCTGGTTATGAGATAGAGTGCGAATGCGACGATCAAAAACACAAACACTTAAGAGGTAGCTTATCTATGGCTCATGCTGGTAGAGATACAGGTGGATCACAATTTTTTATTTGTCATAGCCCACAACCTCATTTGGATGGAGTACATACTATCTTTGGACAAATCAATCCTGAAGACAAAGAAAGTTTAGAAGTACTAGATAGCATTAGAGCAGGAGATAAAATCAAAACTATCCAAATTTTAGAAAAACTTTAA
- a CDS encoding YebC/PmpR family DNA-binding transcriptional regulator: protein MGRAFEYRRASKEARWDKMSKLFPKLAKAIQVAAKEGGADPDMNPKLRSAIATAKANNMPKDNIDAAIKRASGKDSADIKNIHYEGKAAHGALIIVECMSDNPTRTVANVKAIFSKNGGEILQNGSLTFMFSHKAVFHLEKYDGDLEELELELIDAGLEELEQNEEELLIIGDYTAFGELSNAIEKKGLVLKKAGLEYLANNPVSFSEEQLLDIEKLLDKLEDDDDVQAVYTNIE, encoded by the coding sequence ATGGGAAGAGCGTTTGAATATCGCAGAGCCTCTAAAGAAGCAAGATGGGATAAAATGAGCAAACTTTTTCCAAAACTTGCAAAGGCTATACAAGTAGCAGCAAAAGAAGGCGGAGCTGATCCTGACATGAATCCAAAGCTTCGCAGTGCCATAGCTACTGCAAAAGCTAACAATATGCCAAAAGATAATATTGACGCAGCTATTAAAAGAGCAAGTGGAAAAGATAGCGCTGATATTAAAAATATCCACTATGAAGGAAAAGCAGCACATGGAGCTTTAATCATTGTTGAGTGCATGAGCGACAATCCTACACGTACAGTAGCAAATGTAAAAGCTATTTTTAGCAAAAATGGTGGAGAAATTTTACAAAATGGCTCTTTGACTTTTATGTTTTCACATAAAGCTGTTTTTCATCTTGAAAAATATGATGGAGATTTAGAAGAACTTGAGCTTGAACTCATTGATGCAGGGCTTGAAGAACTTGAGCAAAATGAAGAAGAATTACTAATTATAGGTGATTACACTGCCTTTGGAGAACTTAGCAATGCCATAGAAAAAAAAGGTTTAGTGCTTAAAAAAGCAGGACTTGAATACCTTGCTAACAATCCTGTAAGTTTTAGTGAAGAACAACTTCTTGATATTGAAAAATTGCTTGATAAATTAGAAGATGATGATGATGTGCAAGCAGTTTATACCAACATAGAATAG
- a CDS encoding ferric reductase: protein MNKKVYNIGGFLAFTLSVIFSIYQIKQEFDIVKSLYFYSGIFGLIFFGLSLFFSLLKYKHTKDYPKFLGFYAFFWALIHFLNYFAFGKNLDLILFFKDTFSKNLEFSGFVCFFILSLMFISSFNFLKKLSKIRKLGYFCFLLVAWHYFLSAKIPQIPHFLALSLAFIFLLIKLYKNYKKRKKVTFL, encoded by the coding sequence ATGAACAAAAAAGTTTATAATATCGGCGGATTTTTAGCATTTACTTTAAGTGTTATTTTTAGCATTTATCAAATCAAGCAAGAATTTGATATTGTAAAATCTTTGTATTTTTATAGTGGTATATTTGGCTTAATCTTTTTTGGATTAAGCCTATTTTTTTCACTTTTAAAGTATAAGCACACAAAAGATTACCCTAAATTTTTAGGTTTTTATGCTTTTTTTTGGGCTTTAATCCACTTTTTAAATTATTTTGCTTTTGGAAAAAATTTAGATCTAATACTTTTTTTCAAAGATACTTTTAGTAAAAATTTAGAATTTAGTGGCTTTGTATGCTTTTTCATACTCTCACTTATGTTTATAAGCTCTTTTAATTTTTTAAAAAAATTAAGTAAAATAAGAAAACTCGGATATTTTTGTTTTTTGCTAGTAGCTTGGCATTATTTTTTATCTGCAAAAATACCACAAATTCCACATTTTTTAGCTTTAAGCCTAGCCTTTATTTTTCTACTTATTAAATTATATAAAAATTATAAAAAGAGAAAAAAAGTAACTTTTTTGTAA
- a CDS encoding NAD(P)/FAD-dependent oxidoreductase, producing MQRRDFLNGMALTILAGMTPLQVLYGKEAKIEDFTKEYYPPKWLGLRGSNNASYEFAHMLRDGEKFDFSAIKPKQEYDLVVVGAGISGLAAACFYQNKFGKDKKILILDNHDDFGGHARRNEIELEDGTILSYGGSETFQSPKALYSKEVVDLLSSLGVDIDELAKRFDVNFYPDLKLSRGVYFSKSEFGVDKVVNGNPRKVICDDIPEEKSNGRSIEAFIGDFPLNDKDKKDLIALFKSEKDYLKGMDKKQRDEYVAKTSYKKFLEEKVKLSPQAVKFFEGMTDDFLALGIDAVSCEDARVSFLPGFDKLGLDPIEGEALAEMEEPYIHHCADGNATVARLMVRRLIPDVSKKGKDMDEITLAHFDYSKLDLAKNKVRLRLNSTVINVENTKDGALVTYVNKGKNYRVKAKKVVMANYNSMIPYIVPSMPQDQKDALSKNVKTSLLHTKVIISNWEPFIKLGVHEIYSPKMPYARTKLDYPVDMGGYHHPRDPKKPICVHMVCSPLAFANIQGIDLDGMDARDRARVGRNLLFTMSFEEHEKIIRDQLQGMLGSAGFNHEKDIKAIVVNRWGHCYSYTENSLFDDSEEAQKTIELARKPFGNIVIANSDSDWSAYMHSAIDQAYRAVNEL from the coding sequence ATGCAAAGAAGAGACTTTTTAAACGGAATGGCTTTAACTATACTAGCAGGAATGACTCCTTTGCAAGTATTATACGGTAAAGAAGCCAAAATTGAAGATTTTACCAAAGAATACTACCCACCAAAGTGGCTTGGATTAAGAGGTAGCAACAATGCAAGTTATGAGTTTGCGCATATGTTAAGAGATGGTGAAAAATTTGACTTTAGCGCTATCAAACCTAAACAAGAATATGATCTAGTTGTAGTTGGAGCTGGAATTAGTGGCTTAGCAGCTGCTTGTTTTTATCAAAATAAATTTGGAAAAGATAAAAAAATTCTCATCCTTGATAATCACGATGATTTTGGTGGACACGCTAGAAGAAATGAAATAGAATTAGAAGATGGTACTATTTTAAGTTATGGTGGTAGCGAAACCTTCCAATCTCCAAAAGCTTTATATTCTAAAGAGGTAGTAGATTTACTATCATCTTTAGGTGTGGATATTGATGAGCTTGCTAAACGTTTTGATGTAAATTTTTACCCTGATTTAAAACTTAGCAGAGGTGTGTATTTTTCTAAGTCTGAATTTGGAGTAGACAAAGTTGTAAATGGCAATCCTAGAAAAGTAATTTGTGATGATATTCCTGAAGAAAAAAGCAATGGAAGAAGCATTGAAGCCTTTATAGGGGATTTTCCACTTAATGATAAAGATAAAAAAGACCTTATTGCTTTATTTAAAAGCGAAAAAGACTATTTAAAAGGCATGGATAAAAAGCAAAGAGATGAATATGTAGCAAAAACAAGCTATAAAAAATTCTTAGAAGAAAAAGTTAAACTTTCACCACAAGCTGTAAAATTCTTTGAAGGTATGACAGATGACTTTTTAGCTTTAGGCATTGATGCTGTTTCTTGTGAAGATGCTAGAGTTTCTTTCTTACCTGGTTTTGATAAACTTGGTCTTGATCCAATCGAAGGAGAGGCTTTAGCCGAAATGGAAGAGCCATATATCCATCACTGTGCTGATGGCAATGCTACTGTTGCTAGATTAATGGTTAGAAGATTAATTCCTGATGTATCTAAAAAAGGTAAAGATATGGACGAGATTACCTTGGCTCATTTTGATTATTCTAAACTTGATCTTGCTAAAAACAAAGTACGTTTAAGATTAAACAGCACTGTTATAAATGTAGAAAATACAAAAGATGGAGCTTTAGTAACTTACGTTAATAAAGGCAAAAATTACAGAGTAAAAGCTAAAAAAGTTGTAATGGCAAATTATAATAGTATGATTCCATATATAGTACCAAGCATGCCACAAGATCAAAAAGATGCTTTAAGCAAAAACGTAAAAACCTCTCTTTTACACACTAAAGTTATCATAAGCAATTGGGAGCCATTTATAAAACTTGGGGTTCATGAAATTTATTCACCAAAAATGCCTTATGCTAGGACTAAACTTGATTACCCTGTGGATATGGGAGGATATCACCACCCAAGAGATCCTAAAAAGCCTATTTGTGTTCACATGGTTTGCTCTCCTTTAGCTTTTGCAAACATTCAAGGGATTGATCTTGATGGAATGGATGCAAGGGATAGAGCTAGAGTAGGCAGAAATTTATTATTTACTATGAGTTTTGAAGAGCATGAGAAAATTATTCGCGATCAGCTTCAAGGTATGCTAGGCTCAGCTGGATTTAATCATGAAAAAGACATTAAAGCTATAGTTGTAAATCGTTGGGGACACTGCTATTCATATACAGAAAACAGTCTTTTTGATGATAGCGAAGAAGCACAAAAAACTATAGAGCTTGCAAGAAAACCTTTTGGCAATATCGTTATAGCAAATTCAGATTCTGATTGGTCAGCTTATATGCATTCAGCAATCGATCAAGCATATCGTGCTGTTAACGAACTTTAA
- a CDS encoding threonine/serine exporter family protein, protein MEKPSIQNLTDFLIEYISVFLSAGTYTARVAKCVGRIANAYGYEINMNFFFHHTTLNIFDKSDNSIQRTYIIPNKHNHINFKLILELSALSWQIHDHKYNLEEAKFSLLKLKQSTKNPFLANLFLVSVANSAFCKLFGGDFYGCLFVFLATLVGFSLRVLLTRIKIDLRIQYIICSFLSSFIVFFGVDLKLVQEANVALGSSILYLIPGVYFINSVIDILKDHILMGLSRIISVAILVCCIAIGIYTTLSISDFGILR, encoded by the coding sequence ATGGAAAAACCATCAATTCAAAATTTAACGGATTTTTTAATCGAATACATTAGTGTTTTTCTAAGTGCTGGAACTTACACAGCAAGAGTGGCAAAGTGCGTTGGAAGAATAGCTAATGCATATGGTTATGAGATTAATATGAATTTTTTCTTTCACCATACCACACTAAATATTTTTGACAAAAGTGATAATTCCATACAAAGAACCTATATCATACCTAATAAGCACAATCATATTAATTTTAAACTGATTTTAGAACTAAGTGCGTTAAGTTGGCAAATTCATGATCATAAATACAACTTAGAAGAAGCTAAATTTTCTCTTTTAAAACTCAAACAAAGCACAAAAAATCCTTTTTTAGCTAATTTATTTTTAGTTTCAGTGGCAAACTCAGCATTTTGCAAGCTATTTGGAGGGGATTTTTACGGCTGTTTATTTGTATTTTTGGCTACTTTAGTAGGTTTTAGCCTGAGAGTTTTACTTACTAGAATAAAAATTGATTTAAGAATTCAATACATTATTTGTTCTTTTTTATCCTCTTTTATTGTATTTTTTGGGGTAGATTTAAAACTCGTGCAAGAAGCTAATGTTGCTTTGGGTTCTAGTATATTGTATTTAATTCCTGGGGTTTATTTTATAAACTCCGTTATAGACATTTTAAAAGATCATATACTCATGGGACTTAGTCGCATTATAAGTGTGGCGATATTGGTGTGTTGTATTGCCATTGGAATTTATACTACTCTTAGTATTAGTGATTTTGGGATTTTAAGATGA
- the msrP gene encoding protein-methionine-sulfoxide reductase catalytic subunit MsrP — translation MNITNEQLYNKRRHFLKLGAGALVSSALVQSELMALNFFPDPNNEKLKLSDEKIATNYVNFYEFSTDKKRAVELAKNFNTKGWKIEVSGEVEEPLTLTMEDLLAFPLEERIYRFRCVETWSMVVPWVGFELRALIEKCKVKSEAKFIKFTTLFDKNQFADQASFFPTLDYPYVEGLRLDEAMHPLTLMAVGMYKKPLLGQNGAPIRLVVPWKYGFKSIKSIVKIEFTKEQPKTTWELANPREYGFYANVNPNVSHPRWSQANERPLGDFFTKPTQMFNGYEKEVAHLYKDMDLKVNF, via the coding sequence ATGAATATCACAAACGAGCAATTGTACAACAAAAGACGTCACTTTTTAAAGTTAGGTGCTGGAGCTTTGGTTAGTTCAGCCTTAGTTCAATCTGAATTAATGGCATTAAATTTCTTTCCTGATCCTAATAATGAAAAATTAAAACTTAGCGATGAAAAAATTGCAACTAATTATGTTAATTTTTATGAATTTTCTACTGATAAAAAAAGAGCTGTTGAGCTTGCAAAAAATTTCAATACAAAGGGCTGGAAAATAGAAGTTAGTGGGGAAGTTGAAGAGCCTTTGACTTTGACTATGGAAGATTTATTAGCCTTTCCTTTAGAAGAGAGAATTTATAGATTTCGTTGTGTTGAAACTTGGTCTATGGTTGTGCCTTGGGTTGGTTTTGAATTACGCGCTTTGATAGAAAAATGCAAAGTTAAAAGTGAAGCTAAATTTATAAAATTTACCACTCTTTTTGATAAAAATCAATTTGCTGACCAAGCTTCATTTTTCCCAACTCTTGATTATCCTTATGTAGAGGGCTTAAGATTAGATGAAGCTATGCACCCACTAACACTTATGGCCGTAGGAATGTATAAAAAGCCTTTATTAGGACAAAATGGAGCACCAATTCGCCTTGTAGTTCCATGGAAATACGGCTTTAAAAGTATCAAATCTATTGTAAAAATAGAATTTACCAAAGAACAACCTAAAACCACATGGGAGTTAGCAAACCCTAGAGAATATGGTTTTTATGCTAATGTTAATCCAAATGTTTCTCATCCAAGATGGTCTCAAGCGAACGAACGTCCTTTGGGAGATTTTTTCACTAAACCTACGCAAATGTTTAATGGTTATGAAAAAGAAGTAGCGCATTTATATAAAGATATGGATTTAAAGGTTAATTTTTAA
- a CDS encoding DUF2920 family protein: MLQTKFFQIPSFDDIELNTQRQSLLDFRIDYDDEKEIEAIVFLLPGLGGDINDAYQNKLIYRVLENHNVICLSVDYFCIQCRPQNGAKLILDNFDQNIIASICSTYNINIQNKTFKGIHEIALFLNSEIEKLKQLHIIPKDEIINLSITFEPTKNEYQNFGIMQALDCLQALAFTKNIFFNNKVTTQLPVVLVGTSHGGYVSHLMAKLMPWEIDGVIDNSSYAKVFLPLVGFTKELDFINFYETSLLDNNYQHLKFNAFTKTHFTSNPNSPYYFSKAFRRIRKHFRRRAFTNSSTISKNHL, from the coding sequence ATGCTTCAAACTAAATTTTTCCAAATTCCATCTTTTGATGATATAGAACTTAACACACAAAGACAATCTTTATTGGATTTTAGAATTGATTATGATGATGAAAAAGAAATCGAAGCTATTGTATTTCTTTTACCTGGCTTAGGAGGTGATATCAATGATGCATACCAAAATAAACTTATTTATAGAGTTTTAGAAAATCATAATGTAATTTGCTTAAGCGTAGATTATTTTTGCATACAATGTAGACCACAAAATGGCGCCAAATTAATATTAGATAACTTTGATCAAAACATTATTGCTTCTATTTGTAGTACTTATAATATCAATATTCAAAATAAAACATTCAAAGGTATTCATGAAATTGCATTGTTTTTAAATAGTGAAATAGAAAAACTAAAACAACTCCATATCATTCCAAAAGATGAAATTATTAATCTCAGCATTACATTTGAACCAACAAAAAATGAATATCAAAATTTTGGTATCATGCAAGCACTTGATTGCTTGCAAGCTTTGGCTTTTACTAAAAATATTTTTTTTAATAACAAAGTTACTACACAGTTGCCAGTTGTACTAGTTGGTACTTCTCACGGCGGATATGTATCACATCTAATGGCAAAATTAATGCCGTGGGAAATTGATGGGGTTATAGATAATTCATCTTATGCTAAAGTTTTTCTACCTTTAGTTGGCTTTACAAAAGAACTTGATTTTATAAATTTCTATGAAACTTCTTTATTGGATAACAATTACCAACACTTAAAGTTTAATGCTTTTACAAAAACGCATTTTACAAGTAATCCTAACTCACCCTATTATTTTTCAAAAGCCTTTAGAAGAATACGTAAACATTTTAGACGAAGAGCATTTACAAATTCAAGCACAATTTCCAAAAACCATTTATAG
- a CDS encoding DedA family protein, whose translation MLSDIIDFLLTLAKDWGYWGIIFLMFIESSFFPFPSEVVMIPAGYLAHQNEFNFWLCLLCGTFGALLGALLNYYLCYFLGREVLLKICKYFGVNEAKFAQFEAFFNKHGEISTFSGRLIPGLRQYISLPAGLARMNLKKFIFYTSLGAGIWCLILLILGYILGKNEDLIKEYLHFVIIACIIFTTMIVVIYIYIQKRKNHASN comes from the coding sequence ATGCTTAGTGATATTATAGATTTTTTACTTACACTTGCAAAAGATTGGGGTTATTGGGGGATTATTTTTCTTATGTTTATAGAAAGTTCCTTTTTTCCCTTTCCTAGCGAAGTAGTGATGATACCTGCTGGGTATTTAGCCCATCAAAACGAATTCAACTTTTGGCTATGCCTGCTTTGTGGGACTTTTGGAGCTCTTTTAGGAGCTTTGCTTAATTATTATTTATGTTATTTCTTAGGACGGGAAGTTCTTTTGAAAATATGCAAATATTTTGGAGTTAATGAAGCAAAATTTGCTCAATTTGAAGCCTTTTTTAATAAACATGGTGAAATATCCACCTTTAGTGGTAGATTAATCCCTGGTTTACGTCAATACATTTCTTTACCTGCTGGACTTGCAAGAATGAATTTGAAAAAGTTTATATTTTATACTAGTTTGGGGGCTGGAATTTGGTGTTTAATTTTGCTTATATTAGGTTATATTTTAGGTAAAAATGAAGATCTAATCAAAGAATATCTGCATTTTGTTATTATAGCTTGTATTATTTTTACCACTATGATTGTAGTTATTTATATCTATATCCAAAAAAGGAAAAATCATGCTTCAAACTAA
- a CDS encoding heavy-metal-associated domain-containing protein yields MIIKTKNINCQSCVNLIKASLEDEFGTIQINVETKSIEIDLKAEQVEEFKKQLQELGFEIDNA; encoded by the coding sequence ATGATTATAAAAACTAAAAATATTAATTGTCAAAGTTGTGTTAATTTAATCAAGGCTTCACTAGAAGATGAATTTGGTACCATACAAATAAATGTTGAAACAAAAAGCATAGAGATTGACTTAAAAGCAGAGCAAGTTGAAGAGTTTAAAAAACAATTACAAGAATTAGGTTTTGAAATAGATAATGCATGA